The genomic DNA CCAGGAACGCGCGTCGCGTTTACGTGAACGCAGCTCCACGGCCGCTTTTCCAAATTGCGGGGCTCTAGTTCATTTTTGCCTACTGCACAACGCGGACGACTATGAGTCGCGCATTCACCGCGGAGCGTTCGGCAGGATTATTCTGCTTATCCCGCTTAAACGCAGTCGCCAAAGCAAAAAAAACGCgaatccaaacagggcctgagagagaagggagaggggaGTAAAAAGGAAAATCCCCCGCCCCGTCCTGCCGTAAAGCCCACACGTCGTCGCATTGACTTCGCCCTCTCCCTCACCCATCTGCCTCGCGGAGCTCGCACGCCCACCCACGCGAGGAGCTCCGTCCCTCCACCCGCTGCGCCTcgaccccggccggcggcggctctcgcCTCATGTTGAACCACCCCCGCTCCCGGCCCGACTCCCCATCCCCGTTCCTCCACGGCCTGCCGCAgccgccccacgccgccgccgggacggGGGAGCTCCCGCGGATGgacccgccgtcgtcgtcgggcagggggccggccacgccgcggcggcagctgcAGGGCCCGCGCCCGCCCAGGCTCAACGTTAGGATGGAGTCGCACGCCATCCGGAAGCCCTCCTCGGCGTCGGGGGCCCTGgctcccgccgcgccggcgcagggggcgccgccgaggcgggacgaccaccagcagcagcagcagcagcaggccccGCCTCCGCGGGCGCCCGTCATCATCTACGACGCGTCGCCCAAGGTCATCCACGCCAAGCCCAGCGAGTTCATGGCCATCGTGCAGTCCCTCACGGGCCCTGgatccggcgcgccgccgcggcggcaggagcgccaccgccaggcggacgacggcggcggcgaagacggcgacgacgacgtgctgctgctggaccaggcggcgacggcgttccTGCCCCCCGAGCTGCTGCTCTCGCCGTCCGCCGCCATGTCCCCGGCCGCGCGCCTCGCCACCATCGAGCGCTCCGTGCGCCCGGCCCCCGACTACGACGTGGGCGTCCTctcgggcggcgggggcggagacGACGGCACCCTCGCGGCCGTGCTCGGCCCCGTGCGCCACCCCAGCATCCTCTCCCCGCTGCCGTCCGcgctcccgcccgccgccgcgtcggggctCTTCTCGCCGCTGCCCTTCGACCCCAGCGGCATCAGCTGGCTCAACGAGCTCAGCCCGATCCTCcgggccgcctcctccgccggccccggcgcctcctcgtcctccttcgcggccgtcgccgccgccagcaaCGGCGGATCCCGGCCCCAGCCGCCGTCCTACTACTCCGACCCCTTCGTTCCCAGCCCCCGCAACCTCCTCGCCACGCCCACCGTGCCGTcgcccaccgccgtcgccgagtTCTTCGGCAGCTTGCCGGATCTctagctcgccgtcgccgtcgctgccgccgccgccgcgtccgtccAAGACGGATgcagtgcagcagcagcagcagcagcggccgaAACTTTAGCTACATTTTTCTACTCCTTTTCCCTGTAACACCAAGGGAAAAAAAATCTTCTTTCTGGCGGGTAGGGCAAGTTGGTGGGCCCGGCACCGATGCCAATTTGATTAGTGCAGTATTGCAGTGGAGAAAAGGGGTGGGAACAGAATTCCGAAAGAATGGCAAAAGATAGTTCAGAGTAGCAGCAGCTGGTGTGTAGAAGCAGCCGGCCGGCACAGCACTAGGAACTTTTGtttatttcttcttcctcttggaTTTACTAGGCTTGCTACACACCTTGTGTAGGCCAAAGGAGATGACTGTTTGTTTAATGGAGGATTGGTTAATTCTTTTCTTAGCTTGGTGATGTGCTCATCATTCTGTCATGCTGACTAGTgacttggtgcgttgtagccgAACTCGAGCAAGTGTAGTTGGTGCTCTCTCCATTTACTGATACTTGTTGCTGCAAATCCCAGTCTACTCGTACAATTATTAAAAGATCTAGACAAAATTGTTCGGCCTGAGCATCGAACGTGTTATTTTCCCGCCTATCCCTATCTTATTTTCCCACCTATCCAACTGGCTGATTTATCATTTCTTGTTGTCTTCTTTTCCGATGCATATAAAAATTCTGAAACCCTTAAGCGTCCGGAGTTCTTTTTCCATGTTTCCCTGAATATAAAAAttcagagagggagaggaactaCTTCCCAATTTGGTGATATGCCAATTTTatcaaaaagaaatgaaaaattgaatttgtaccattaaaagatctcaaaattagatatataccatcatGATCCACCTATTATTGACTCATGTGAACACCACATGTCAGTGAGATAACGACGGTATATATCTAATTTGAAAATCTATTAATGATACAGATGACATGTCGATTCGAGAAATAAGAGGATCTGTTAATTCTTGAAAGTAAAGTTCTGGTGGGTCAGTCTGAAAAAAGAAATGAGGAATTCGTGGTGTGCCAATTCGCAGAAAGAGATTTCCGATGCCGCAATTCACGAAAAGGAGAATTGCTTCGCTGCCGGCATAAAAGATGCGAGGAGAGGAGAAAATGAAAATTGCCGTGGATAATAGAGGCTACAGTGGCCATGTGAACGCGCAGGAGGTGGGAGGAGCTTCGTTTTCGCTCACGCACGTGCTTCGAGAAAGATGCGGCCGGGAaagcggagcggcagcggcaaGGCCTGTCCAAAAAGAGATTGCAGCAGATCACATTTTCAGATCACCATCGCAGATTGCCCTCATCAGACCCATGTGTCAGAGTCACACTGCTCGGAACCAACGTGTTCCAATGTTCTATCCGGATCACCACTCTCCCAAACTCACAGTTTTCTGGTCACTTGGCAAGGTCAGCATGGAGCATTTGGAGCTCTTCTCCAAGGTTCGCATTTTGGAGTATTTGATCTGAACTTTATTCAAGCCGTCGAGTGGTACGAGTTGACCCGAATTTTTAAGCCGAATTCGGTCTGAAGTATGAGCTGTGAACTTAAGCTGATCTAAGGTCGAACACGTCATGTGTGTTGCCTTCGAAACTCGATCCAACAAATGGTGTGCATCCATCCATAGGTTGACATCCGGTCCAGCCCATGCCTTCTCCGAGTACTTTCACTTCATTTTGAAGGGTATTTATTTGGAACAACTTCTAATTCAAGTGTTGTTCACCCATCTTATCTTATTATTACTAATTAGAGGCTCTTTGTAGCCTTCACATGAAGTCGCCTAGAATCCTATATGGACACTCTagaaaatagagaaatcttataaattctcacaacAATCAGAAATATCCGGCCcttcaatccaacaactctaattatccacctctgtcattatgaaaatagattaaagtaaatccctaaacatgtatctaagggcctgtttagttcgcgaaattttttaggtttgggtactgtagcactttcattgttatttgacaattaatatccaatcatggactaattcggcttaaaagattcgtctcgtcatttatagTTGAATTATGTAATtacttatttttttcaactgcatttaatactccatgcatgtgttcgaagattcgatgtgatgagtaCGGaaggaaaatttttgggaactaaacagggtctaaattacccacctctgctattataaaaaaatctaaagtaaccccctaatctttatGTTAATTACCCATATATACCATTAAATACAATACAAATACgacccctaaatttgcatataaattatccaattatgtcattattattacaagttaaattactcataaatctgagtctaaattatataattataataaaatattgaaGTGcacaaatataaaattttaaattactatttctatttttattaatatatgatttatattattatttatataaaaatactacccacgatatatgtcaccatatattcatgtatgatggtaagaaataagaatatcaattcacaaacaaatagtttaactaaatatatatcaaatatatatatatatggaggtgtgatgcaaaataaaatctattgtaactagataatgatattTTAAAGtatatgttagaatatttaatagataaaaAAGATGTGCgattaataattataattattgactttatttttatattaattttaattagtccGTCCAGGAGCACGGATTGTTGGACTAATTTATATATAATTTGCAGTACCACAGTCGTGTGGGTACTAGATACATGGCACGCACGTAGTATGGTGTAAACCGTAAAAAGTGGCTTCTGAAGTGCTTAAAAATTCGCACGTTGATGGATTGAGCGAGTAATTGCGCTTGCTGCAGCCTTTTGTGGGGTGGTCGTGACCGTCTTGTCGTGCTTGTTGTCAAACTGTTTTCGTGGCGCATCCAGCGTCACCTTTCTTCGATGCGCCTGTGCAACGGAGCAAAAGAATCTCTCCATCCGTCTCTCTCGGCAGCGAAGAATCACTCTCAGCTTTCAGAACCAATCCTCCCCATATCACACGAATAATGACGTCACAAACACCGCGAGCTTGGCAGGTCCGCCATGGCGGGAGCCGAGACATGCGGCTCGCCCGCAGCTTTCCCTCTCGACAACGCCGTCCCGCCCGTCCGGCTCGCCGCCGagcgctccgctccgctcccgaTCACAACACCCAGACCCAGGTGAACGGCCGCGTGCCCAGACTGCCAGCTGCACCGCGCACGGAGGACCTGACCCTGACCCTGACCGCCGGCCGCTGCGGTCCAGGTGATCCGCACCGCACTGGCTCCACGATGGCTAGGATGGGACAGTATAGGTGGATGGTGCCCGTCTTCTCTAGCTTGACTAGAGGTAGACCAGAGAGCAGACGAATTGCCAAGACTTGCGCCATCTTGCTTCTCTTGACATCAGCAACATCAAGCGgcattgcatcatcatctgataATTATTGACTATACTTAGTAATACCTCGGATGCAGGTGATAACTGAATGGCTCTTTTTTTACTGCTCACTTAACAAACCATTCAGCAAAAAGATACGGGCAGCAGCACAAGCGTTTGCACTTGGACCGACTACAGATCGTCTCTTCCTCATCAGAAGCTCACGATCTGAACAAATGTTACAAAAAAGAATTTCTAGGTActctgacaaaaaaaaaagaattcaaGGTGTGTTAGCGGGGTTATCAGTCACCAACCACGGCTGCGCTCCCCTGACCGGATCAAaccggcggcccgcgcggctcAGAGTCTCACGGGCAGGCCGTAGTTGGGAAAAGACCGGATCACGCCGTCGCGGCTGGCGGTCAcgatgaccgtgctccacgcgGCGGAGATGGCGGAGAGGCAGTCGCCCAGCTGCGGGCCGCTCTCAGGCTTCGCGGCGGAGGGCAGCTTCTCCTCCGGCCATGTCGCCGACCCCTTGGGGCCGTCGGCGAAGGACCACGGCCCGGGGGACCGGGACTCCCCGTGCCAGCGTAGAGCGGGCGCGCCGGAGGATTTCTCGGCCAGGCAGGGAGGCTTGGCGCGCCCGTCCTGGCGCACTCCAGGCCATGGCACAGCGGTGGTCACGTCCTTGGAGAAGAACAGCTCGCAAGAGTGAACTGATTTGGCGTCTCCCGAGTTGGCGTAGTTCCAGATGTAGACATTGGAGTCCTTGCCGGCGGAGATAAGGTATCTGCCGTCGGAAGTTAGAGACGGTGATGATAGAGCCTTCGACTTCCATGGCCCTGTATCAGAGAGAAAAGTTCTTAGCAACTCAAGTCAAGAGGGGGGTAACAGGATTGACAGATGAGATCGGATGATGGTATCTAAGCAAATCTACCTTCAAACTTTTTGATTGTATCTCCATCGGCGACTCGAATTTTAGAATCGGCTGATGCAATTATAACCCTACTGGAATCACTTGTACATAACTGCAAAGAGGAGATCACAAATTAGTAATTCGATTCAATAGTTTCAAGAATACCAATGCTTCCATGACAAGCAGTAGATAAATCAGATAAACCAAGGGAGAAATGAACCTTCAGACTGTTGATCCGACTGAAAGCTGACTTTTTCTTCCCTTGCACAAATAATTCTCTCTCTAGCTGGATGTTTTCACCTAGAAAGGGAAATTGAGTCGCTCGGTTCAGTAATCATTGCTGATACACTACTGTTTGGTGATCATAATATTTCACTTTTACATTTGAAATGATCAATATAATCACACGTCCAAGTACCTGAATGATTGTAGAAGCGGCATGCTCCTGCAATAGTGCCAACAATGAAACCCTGGTATGCAAAAGCATAATTTAGCACTCAATGATGGGGAAAAAAATAGTCTACAAATGACATTACATCAGATTCACACCTTTCCATCTGGTTGGTAACTCAAAGCAGTTATGATATTCCGTGTATCAGCCCAGTCGGTTACTCGCCGGTCCAACACATCCCAAATGCGCACTTTACCATCTAATGAACCACTGATGAAGTATCTCTCATCAATAGGGTTGAATTGGACACATGTCACTGTTGTTAATTACAAAGGAATAGAAAAGAGAGTCAGGTTCTTATCCAGGAAACTAAATTTAAGTTATTGTGCTTCAATGTACTGAGAATATCACAAAGTCTTTCATCATCACAATAATGCTACTACACAGAGGATATCAAAACTCAGGAACGATTCCAATTATGTTCATCACAATGTATTGATGTTCTGCTTACCATAGTCTTTGTGTTTGAAAACTGCAAGACAACCATCACAGCCAGGTTTCCACAAGCGCGCTGTCTTATCTTTAGACGAAGTCAAGAGATACTGCAATCAAACCAAGGAAAAACAGGTAAGCATTTAACAGGGAAACAGCACTACCTAATATCTATTAATGATGTGTGAAAACATACTAATGTATATCAATTAAGCGGTTTAAGATACGTGGGTATGCACAATACAGAGTAAGACTTACATCTGATTTTGACCATGTCATGTCGAGGATATCGCTTGTATGTCCATGAAATTCATGTAATGGAGTCTCTGAAATTCGAAAAGCCTTCTTGGGTATAACTGCAAGTCCATGATTCTGCCCCTTTCCTATATTTGTCTTAAAGACTTGAACTTTCTCCACTTTTTCGTAGGGATCCTCTCCCTTATACAACTTAGGAGATACTTCTACTTCTATGATTTGCCATATTCGTACAACACAATCCTCACCACCGCTTGCTAAATACCAGCCAGATGGGCTGAATTTCATGACCCTAATTGAACCCTTGTGAGCTTTGATTTCTTGATCCATGTAGACAGCAGagaattcaagaaaatttttctTCCGATGTTGaactcttgttcttgttggTACAGCTGTTATGCTGTTTTTTACATGGACATCATACTTGCAAATGCCACCAAAACTTCTATTTGTCATGAATGTCTTCCACAAGCTTTTGACATCCTTTTTCTTGGCACCTTTTGTTTCTCCTGCAGGACTATTACCACAGCCTCTCCGTAGAAATTTTTGAACAGATCGGGAGAGGCCAAGCAGGCTCTCAAACTCCATAAGAGACATCACCTTATCTGATCCAACCTCCTTCAGCATGTTAGTTATGCTGCTATGTGCATTGTGAACTATATATCTCTTTCCACTATCCATATCCTTTATGCAACAGGCACCGTCAAATTCTGATTCATTGTCACAAACAGATGAATCCAAGGAAGAATGGCCACTGAGAGTTCTCTCCTCCATGTCGGTGAAAGACTCAACTGTTGTGATTTCCCCATGGGACTGAAAAGAATCCATCCTAGTAGAAACAAATTCATCGAATCCCATTCCCTTAAGGAACCTTTGCCGCCTTTCTTGAACACTCATTGGCTCATTTGCCCAGATCTCATACTCAAATTTCCTTGGCACTGAAACATCATCACTCGTGGTGCAATCCTCCGGGGATGAAGGCTCCCTTGGTGATCGAACATCTTCAAATGCGTCGAAGAAAATATCATCACTGTCTGATTCAGACCTCGGCATCTTCTATTAAACCGATTTTATACCAAACAATGTATCGCGGAGGGGGCTCTGATGACACCCTCTGAAGACTCAGGCAGGGGGTATCAAGATGTCATCTGCAAACAGCAAAGCGAATGTGAACATAGGgtaaaaagaaggaaaaagtacCAACATCAGGAAAAGACGAAGCTCCACAGAGAAAAAAAGTGATTCGCAGTTAAAATACAGGCAACGGGACGACAATATTGCAAGTGAATATTCCCAAACTTGGGCAATCCGAATGTTCACGCAcaaaaagtaaatacatgcaacTGATCCTTTCCCCTTTCCCCTTTCCCTGCTACAGTACAGAGCGCGGCGACAGGGCGAAATCGTTGGTCCGCCGTTGTGCTCGCCGGCTCCCTGCCTCCGACGGCCGCTCTGGCGCCGGTGGAGGTGGGGATCCGGCGAACCAACGCGCGGATCCAATTGTATAGCTTACTACCTAGGGTTTAGGTTATAACTTCCTTATCCACGACGTCTCCTTGGCGTTGGGTGGTTCTTTTGCCCCTCCTCTTCGTCTCCGGTGTACTTGCCGTCAATGGCGTGTCGGACAGGGCTGCGAAGCTGAGGCTGTGTCAGTTGGTGCTTCCCGTCCTTTGCTCCGGTGATGATGGCTTCGTCTTCTCCTGCGCTAAGCGGGTGAGCTTCTTTCCCCCCCAAATAATTTCCGGCGCTTCGGTGTTCGTCGGAGATGGCTCGGTGGGGTCTTGCTGCTTCATTCCGGCGAAGGGATGTGAGCTTCCTGTCATCCCCTTGGGTGGGATGTGGATTCTGGCCGTCAgtcctgccggcggcggcggatggtcCCGGCGATTTCTTGGCGTTGAAGATGCCGATGTCCTTTCAACGATTCACATATGGCTTGACGGTGGGTCTGGGTCATTGTCTCTTGCGGCTTTACATGTGGTCTTCTTGGTTGAGGTCTGCTGggaagcacggcggcgggcggcgagcagcaTCGGCGCCGCGGCGTCGGGAAGATGGAAGAAGCTGGAAGAAGAGCgttttacaaacaagtccttcTCGGACAtctttgtaattttcttttctttccaggGTGTGGATGTAATTTGGGGATGTATTTCCACCTTTTAATGAATCCATAtcccttcgcaaaaaaaaaaaccctaagTGCGCACACAAAGTATGAAACTCTCCATGACACTGCACTACAGAAAACAAAGAAACAACTACCCAGACAAAGTTTAATTCTGAAGAGAATGTTCGACCAGATTCGCCAAAAAAAACAGCATATATAACATCTAAATACGAACTAAAAAAATTTCCTCGTAGAACAATGCAAACCACTACCATCTCAAGCAAACAATTGCCAGTACTCACTCCTCGACACTGAACTGTAACAGGCTGTCAAGGAACCAAACAGAGCACAGGCACGGGCTACCCACCTCTAATCTAATCCGGTGGTCTGGGCTAATCACCAGCTCCGTCTCACATACCAGTACACTCTCTCACAGTGCTCACCAACAAGGCAACAACTCACCACCAGTACACCCCCAACCCCAAGCCCCCACACCTCGGTAATCCCAATGGGGCGGACGAAGCAAGAAGAACCCACCAACAACAGCGACCCACACGGGCGGGCGGCCGGACGGAGCCCGCAGATCCCGAGGAGACAGCGCAGAAAGGCTAGCGGCGATAAAGATGCGAAAGTGAACGGGGGGattccttcctctcctcctccgagCTTTCGactagggcggcggcgcccccgtcCGAAAACCAGCAGCCTCTGCCGCGGCACTGTAGCGTAGCGTACCGCCGAGGCGGAGAGGAGCAAGGGGGGTCCCCGCGGGGGGCAGCGACGTGCCCtgccggcgggcgccgccgcctatTCTGTCCcctgcctctgcgccgcccgGGCCGCAGGCGTAGGGGGCGTAACTCCGCGTACTTGGCCATTAAAGGCCGCGGCCTTCCAAGTTCAGAGCAACCGCCCCCCGGTGGGTAGCACAGCAAACAGGAGAGTTTCCTTCCCGTTTGGTCAGaaccagggttaaccatttcgttttccggtcaaATCCCGGTATTTatcggaaacgaaatttcgttccgaaatttcggtaaatttcggcgaatttcggtcgaaatttgttgaattttgaatttgaaaacgaaattttccgaaaaataccgaaatttcgaatcccggtaactagcggaaacggaaaattttccgaaatttcggcgaaatttcgccgaaattgttaaccctggTCAGAACCTTGTTTGGTGGAAAagaagagatttttttttgtttgttcatATGCGGAAATGAAGTGTCAAAGAACAACGGAAAGAAAGAAACAATTGACTGGCTCTTTCGTTTTCTCATAGACCTTCTCCGAAAGTGAACCACGGATGGAGCAAACCGCGTTCTGTTCTTGACACCATTGAACACAGAGAATTCAGGACGAATTTCGCACAAAAATCCTGGCCAGGCAGACTCGACGAGAAGTGTcgaaagggaaaaaaagaaaacttaCCGTTTTGGTGGCGGCGTGCTCTCCGGCCGTCGCGCCATTAAACTGGGCGTCGTCCggccagggttaaaaaaaccggctggaaccggtccggttaccgcggttac from Panicum virgatum strain AP13 chromosome 7N, P.virgatum_v5, whole genome shotgun sequence includes the following:
- the LOC120683835 gene encoding progesterone receptor-like, with amino-acid sequence MLNHPRSRPDSPSPFLHGLPQPPHAAAGTGELPRMDPPSSSGRGPATPRRQLQGPRPPRLNVRMESHAIRKPSSASGALAPAAPAQGAPPRRDDHQQQQQQQAPPPRAPVIIYDASPKVIHAKPSEFMAIVQSLTGPGSGAPPRRQERHRQADDGGGEDGDDDVLLLDQAATAFLPPELLLSPSAAMSPAARLATIERSVRPAPDYDVGVLSGGGGGDDGTLAAVLGPVRHPSILSPLPSALPPAAASGLFSPLPFDPSGISWLNELSPILRAASSAGPGASSSSFAAVAAASNGGSRPQPPSYYSDPFVPSPRNLLATPTVPSPTAVAEFFGSLPDL
- the LOC120682229 gene encoding WD repeat-containing protein 44-like, with protein sequence MPRSESDSDDIFFDAFEDVRSPREPSSPEDCTTSDDVSVPRKFEYEIWANEPMSVQERRQRFLKGMGFDEFVSTRMDSFQSHGEITTVESFTDMEERTLSGHSSLDSSVCDNESEFDGACCIKDMDSGKRYIVHNAHSSITNMLKEVGSDKVMSLMEFESLLGLSRSVQKFLRRGCGNSPAGETKGAKKKDVKSLWKTFMTNRSFGGICKYDVHVKNSITAVPTRTRVQHRKKNFLEFSAVYMDQEIKAHKGSIRVMKFSPSGWYLASGGEDCVVRIWQIIEVEVSPKLYKGEDPYEKVEKVQVFKTNIGKGQNHGLAVIPKKAFRISETPLHEFHGHTSDILDMTWSKSDYLLTSSKDKTARLWKPGCDGCLAVFKHKDYVTCVQFNPIDERYFISGSLDGKVRIWDVLDRRVTDWADTRNIITALSYQPDGKGFIVGTIAGACRFYNHSGENIQLERELFVQGKKKSAFSRINSLKLCTSDSSRVIIASADSKIRVADGDTIKKFEGPWKSKALSSPSLTSDGRYLISAGKDSNVYIWNYANSGDAKSVHSCELFFSKDVTTAVPWPGVRQDGRAKPPCLAEKSSGAPALRWHGESRSPGPWSFADGPKGSATWPEEKLPSAAKPESGPQLGDCLSAISAAWSTVIVTASRDGVIRSFPNYGLPVRL